The Hyalangium gracile genomic sequence GTGGGCACCAGCACCGGCCTGGCGCCGCTGGGACGCTCCGCGGAGAGCTGCTTGGGGAACTGGCGCAGGTTGAGCGCGATGGAGGCGTTGGCCAGCTGGAGGATCTCCGGCGTGGAGCGGTAGTTGCGCGTCAGCGGGTACACGCCGCAGCCTGGGTAGCGCTTGGGGAAGTCGATGATGTTGGTGAAGTCCGCGCCCCGAAAGCTGTAGATGGACTGGCAGTCGTCGCCCACCACCGTCAGGTTCTTGCGCTCCCCCACCAGCAGATCCACCAGGTCTCCCTGGAGCCGGTTGGTGTCCTGGTACTCGTCCACGAGCACGCACCGGAACCGGTCGACGAGCTGCGTGCGCACCGGGGCGTGCTCGGCCAGCAGCCGCTTGAGGTGCAGCAGCAGATCGTCGAAGTCCATCAGGTTCATCTGCTGCTTGCGCTGCTGGAAGCGCAGCGCCACGGCCAGCACCTCCGCCGCCAGCGGCAGGAACTGGGGCCGGTCCTGCACCAGCACCTCGGCCAGCGAGCGCTGCAGGTTGATGGCCGTGGAGACCAGATCCAGCACCACCTCCGCCCGGGGGAAGCGCCGCTCCTTGGAGATCTTCCGCTCGGCGATGCACGAGGACATCAGGTCCCGCGCGTCCTCGCGATCCAGCACCGTGAAGGACTGGGAGAAGCCCAGGTTGTGCGCGAACTGGCGCAGCAGCGCGTGCGCCGCGTGGTGGAAGGTGCCGCCGAGGATCTTCCGCACGTCCACGAAGCCGCCGGCCAGCTCCTCCACCCGCCGCGTCATCTCTCGCGCGGCCTTGTTGGTGAAGGTGAGCAGCAGGATGCCCTCCGGAGGCACCCCGCGCTCCAGCAGCCGCGCCACCCGGAACGTCAGCGTGCGCGTCTTGCCCGAGCCCGCTCCGGCGATGACGAGCGCCGGCCCGTCTCCCGCCTCCACGGCGCGCAGCTGCTCCTCGTTGAGGAGCGCCGCGTAGTCGATCCGCAGGGCGGGCTTCGCCGGAGCAGCGACCTTCAGCGTGTAGGTGCGCGTGGCCATGAGCCTCCGGACTCTAACCCCCGCCCCGCGAGCAGGCAGGGAAAATCCGTTCAGTCCCCGCGTGCCGAGAGGGCGGCGAGCCGAGCGGCCGCCAGGGCACGGACCTCGGGCGACGGATCCCGATCCCTCGCCACCTCCAGCAGCACCGGAGCGAGCCTGGGCAGCTTCGTGCCCACCGCTCCCAGCGCCTCCGTGCGCTCCTTCACCGCGCTGGTCAGGCGCTCGCGCACCTGCTGATCCCGGCACAGCCGCACGCCCGGGTTCTGCTGGCGCAGCAGCAGCTCCGCGTCCGCCAGCCGCGCCTCCGAGAGCTTCACCGCGTCCTGGGCCGCCCGCTCGAAGCTGTTGAGGTCCTCCGGAAACTCCGTCGCCTGCTTGCGCGCCAGCGCGATGGCCTCCGCCGCGAAGCGCGCGTTCTCCGCCGCCGCGCAGAGCTGACGCGCCGACGCCAGCGGCACCCCGCCCTCGGGGGACACCACCTCTTCCTTCGCCACGCCGTGCGCCCACAGCGCGAGCTGCCGCGCCGCCACCGCCGAGGAGAAGAGCTGCCGGCGCTCCTGGCGGATCTTCACCCAGCGGCGGAGCACCACCGGATCCGGGTTGTTCGCGTCGAAGGCCCGCTGGTACTCGGTGGCCGCCAGCTCGAGCTGCCCCGTCAGATCCAGCAGCGCCGCGATGGTGAGGTACACCTCCGCGCTGCTCGCACGCTCGCGCAGGCCCTCCAGCCGCGCCGCCACCTCGTACTCGGCCACGTCGCGCGGCAGGGCGCGCAGCACCGTCTGCAGGCTCTCCAGCGCGTACTGGCGGATCAGCGGGTTGCGCGCCGTGCGGAAGGCGTTGAGCAGCGGCTCCAGCGCGCGCACCGAGACGTGCTGCCCCAGCTCCTCCGCCGCCTGCCAGCGATCCAGCGGATCCAGCGCGCCCAGCGACTGCTGCAGATCCGAGAGCTCCCTCAGGTAGAAGTTCACGTACGAGGCCTGCGCCAGCGGCTCCCGCGAGGCCAGCGCCTCACGCACCGCCCTGGCCCGAGACAGCCGCTTCGGAAAGTCCTCGAGCTGGGGCCCCAGCGGGTGCCCCTTCACCTTCGCCTCGGCCTCCTCCAGCAGCCCGGAGACGAGCAGGCCCTCCACCTCCAGATCCAACAGCCGCGCCTTGGCCTTCTCGCGGTGTTGGCCGGCCGGGAAGTCCCGCAGGTACGCGAAGAGCTTCGTCGCGCCCGAGACCCTTGCCTGCGCGAAGGCCTGATCATCCAGCCGCGCCTCCACCTCCTGCCGCCGGGGATCGTCCCCCACCTCGCGCAGGAACGCCGAGAGCCGCTTCGGATCCGCCGAGGTGCTCAGCTCCTTCTGCTCGGCCTCGGTCATCAGCCGCCGGGCCTCCTCGCGCTGCGAGCCATCCGGGTGGTCCGCCAGGAACTGCCGCCAGACGGCCACCGTGCCCGCCTCCTTCGCGGCGTTGAAGCGCAGCCCCTCCAGCAGCGAGCTCGCCGCGCGGGCCTGCGGCGCCTCCGGATAGGCCTCCAGGAAGCGCTTGTAGGCCAGCACCGTGTGGAGCTTCTGCGCCCGCGCGAACTCCAGCTCCTCGATGCGCGCCTCGGCCGGCTCGGCCATGTCGTCCTTCGGGTACTCGCGAAGGAACTCGCGGTAGGCCTCCACCGTGTCCGCGTCCTTGGCGCGCTGGTACGCCTGGGACGCACAACCCGTGAGAGACAGCAGCACCGCGAGCGCAAGAAGCCTGGGCATCACCCCACCATTATCCCACCTGTCCAGAAACGGAAAACCCAAGCATCGACGCCCGGTTGCCTGGGTGTGTTTTTTGACGACACGGCCTCGTGGAAGGACCATGTAGCACGTGGACTTACAGGGAGGTCTCATGAGGCTCTTCGCGCTGCTGGCCGGGATGGTGTGGATGACGGGGTGCGCCACGGGTGCCACCGGAGCGCCCCTGGGTGGCCAGCTGGCCTTCGAGAACCTGCGGTACCGGCCCGCCACTCCCGCCGCCATGCCGCGAGGCATTCCCGACGAGCCCGAGGAGGCTCCGCCCGCCGTCGCCGAGGCCCCGCCGCCGGCCGAGCCCCGCCCCGCCGTGGCGAAGCGGCCGACGCCCCCTCCGAGCAAGAAGGCCCCGGCCTCCCGCGAGGCGCGCACCGAGCCGAAGAAGCGCGCCCAGCCCGTGTCCCGCCCCGTCGCCAATCGGGATGGCCGCGAGCTGGTGGTGGCCACCGCCCGCGCGCTGGTGGGCCAGCCCCAGGTGAGGGTGGGAGGCCGCGCGTACCCCAGCGACTGCACCGGGCTGGTGGAGGCGGTCTACTCGCAGGCCGGCGTCCCGCTGAAGGGCACGTCCAAGCCGGGAGACAACGGCGTCACCGCCATCTATCGGTACGCGCTGAACCACGGCCGCGTCTACAACGGCGGCCGTCCCCTGCCCGGCGATCTCGTCTTCTTCCGGGAGACGTACGATCAGAACCGCGACGGCCGGCGCAACGACGGGCTCACGCACGTGGGGCTGGTGGATCAGGTGGACGCGGACGGCACCGTCACCGTCATCCACCGCGTGAAGCGCGGCGTGGTGCGCTACCGGATGAACCTCTCCAAGCCCGGCGTCGGCAAGGATCCAAGCACCGGCAAGGTGCTCAACGACACGCTGCGCGCCCCGGGCCAGGGCCGGTCCTTCGCCCTCACCGGACAGCTCTTCGTGGCCTACGCCAGCGTGCTGCCCTCCTCCAAGCCGGTGGTGGTGGCCCAGCGGTAGCGGGCCTCACCCCGTCGTCGGCTAGGAGGCCACGCGCTCCGGCTCGTCGGTCAGCGCGACGGCCACCTGGTACACCTCGTTCTTCTTGAAGGGCTTCTTGAGCTCCGTCAGCCCGTGGGCTTGGCCGAACTCCCGGCGCATCTCCTCCAGGGAGTAGTCCGAGAAGGCCGAGCACAGGACGACGGGCAGCGAGGGCGCCACCTTGCGCAGGTGCCGCAGCGTCTCGAAGCCGTTCCAGCCCGGCGGCATGCGGTAGTCCAGGAACACCAGCGAGTAGGGCCGCCCCTCGGCCAGCGCCTGGCGCACCTTGGCGACGCCCTCCCGGCCCTGGAAGACCGAGTCCAGCTCGAAGCCTGGGTGCGTGGACTTCGTGGAGGGAGGCGCCACGCCGAACAGCGCCTCCTCCAGCCGCGCGAGATCCTCCCACTCCTGCGCCGGGCCGGGAGTGAGGATCCGGACGAAGTCCTTGTGGATGTCCTCGGAGTCGTCGATCACCAGGATCCGGCGCTTACGCATGGGATGGCTCGCTCTGTGCCTGGGGCTTCACAGGGAGCTCCAGCGCGAACGAGGCGCCCTTCCCCACTCCGTCGCTGTGCACGCTCAACGCGCCCCCCAGCTCCTGGGCCGCCAGCGCGCTGGAGTGCAGCCCGAAGCCATGCCCTCCCTGGCGAGTGGTGAAGCCGCGCTGGAAGATGCGGTGGAGCACCTCCGGTGCGATGCCCACGCCATTGTCCCTCACCTCGATACGGACGCGGTCATCCGAGCCGGGGCTCACGCTCACGGTCAGGCGTCGTTCGTGATCGGGAATGGAATCCAGCGCGTGCTTGGCGTTGCTGATCAGGTTGACCAGGATCATCAGCACCTTGTGCTTCTCGGTCAGCACGTCTGGCACTCCCCCCATGTTCAGCTCCACTTTAACAGAGTGGCGACTGAGCGCAGCCTGATTGATGCGCACGGCATCCTCGACCAGCTCCCCGAGCTTCACAGGCTCGATCATCTGCATGGGGAGCTTCGCGTAGTCCTGCTGCAGCTTGACGATGGCGCCGATGTGCTCGGTGTGTCGGCTGACATCGCCGAGCAGGGTCTGGAGCTCCTGGCGCTGGGCCTGCAAGTGCTGGCCTGTCTTGCGCAGGAAGGGCAGCGCGTTGCGCCCGCGCGGGTCCTGGGTGACGAAGGCCGACAGCTCGGCCCGGTGCTCCTCCATCAGGTCCACCGTCCGCTCCACGTTCTCGATCTTCATCGCGGCCAGCCGCTCCTGGGCCACCATCGTGGAGGTCAGCACGCTGTTGAGCACGTTGCCCACGTTGTGCAGCACGTTGGTGGCGATCTCCGCCCGTCCCACCTGCCGGGCCGTCTCCACGAGCTGCCGGTGGACGTCCGTGAGCTCCTGGGTGCGCTGCACCACCCGCTGCTCCAGCCCCTCGTTGGCCTGCCGCAGGGCCTCCTCGCGCCGCTGGACCTCCTGGGCCATCAGGCGGAAGGCGCTGGCCAGCCGCCCCAGCTCGTCGTCCCGCGAGGACTCCAGGGAGACCTTGAAGTCGCCGGCCGCCACCTGATCCGTGGCCTGGGTGAAGGCCACCAGCGGACGGGAGATCTGCTGCCGCAGCACCCAGGACATGATGGCGAGCTCCACCAGCAGCGACACCAGGCCGAACATCAGGACATAGCGCGCCACCCCGAAGGCATCCGAGGAGACCACGTGCTCGGGCTGCACCGTGACGAAGTTCCAGTGGGGCCCGCGCAGCCGCGCCGCGGCCAGGTACTCGCCATGGTCCTTCAGCTCCACGCCGATCTGGTCGGGCGGCCGGGCCT encodes the following:
- a CDS encoding ATP-binding protein; translated protein: MSTSPVTAPRARSSLARSTLIKMGVRVGVIIALTTLVSYFHIFRSFRTEALSQLERAVTDHSQREEVIFVLAQDNHARMAKALEERFQAWLEQDPNPRFDSLFTRQPDGTIRNRREGFDGTKQPGVYIPRGVKDDADFRRRTLAAYDMVSQYGPAYHVRFVSTGVMLPEGTLVGYFPAAPNYFLELEPTFSILNQEYFTLGLPENNPQRKPAWTGIFEDVPTRTWMVTVVTPVDVGGRHIGTISHDVLLDELMVRTLNIHLPQAYNLLFRDDGLLIAHPHLRVKGGVEPYNILSDTRKPEEVFEQGGSEQQRAHLRAIFEAVKARPPDQIGVELKDHGEYLAAARLRGPHWNFVTVQPEHVVSSDAFGVARYVLMFGLVSLLVELAIMSWVLRQQISRPLVAFTQATDQVAAGDFKVSLESSRDDELGRLASAFRLMAQEVQRREEALRQANEGLEQRVVQRTQELTDVHRQLVETARQVGRAEIATNVLHNVGNVLNSVLTSTMVAQERLAAMKIENVERTVDLMEEHRAELSAFVTQDPRGRNALPFLRKTGQHLQAQRQELQTLLGDVSRHTEHIGAIVKLQQDYAKLPMQMIEPVKLGELVEDAVRINQAALSRHSVKVELNMGGVPDVLTEKHKVLMILVNLISNAKHALDSIPDHERRLTVSVSPGSDDRVRIEVRDNGVGIAPEVLHRIFQRGFTTRQGGHGFGLHSSALAAQELGGALSVHSDGVGKGASFALELPVKPQAQSEPSHA
- a CDS encoding CHAP domain-containing protein; translation: MRLFALLAGMVWMTGCATGATGAPLGGQLAFENLRYRPATPAAMPRGIPDEPEEAPPAVAEAPPPAEPRPAVAKRPTPPPSKKAPASREARTEPKKRAQPVSRPVANRDGRELVVATARALVGQPQVRVGGRAYPSDCTGLVEAVYSQAGVPLKGTSKPGDNGVTAIYRYALNHGRVYNGGRPLPGDLVFFRETYDQNRDGRRNDGLTHVGLVDQVDADGTVTVIHRVKRGVVRYRMNLSKPGVGKDPSTGKVLNDTLRAPGQGRSFALTGQLFVAYASVLPSSKPVVVAQR
- a CDS encoding response regulator, with translation MRKRRILVIDDSEDIHKDFVRILTPGPAQEWEDLARLEEALFGVAPPSTKSTHPGFELDSVFQGREGVAKVRQALAEGRPYSLVFLDYRMPPGWNGFETLRHLRKVAPSLPVVLCSAFSDYSLEEMRREFGQAHGLTELKKPFKKNEVYQVAVALTDEPERVAS
- a CDS encoding tetratricopeptide repeat protein — its product is MPRLLALAVLLSLTGCASQAYQRAKDADTVEAYREFLREYPKDDMAEPAEARIEELEFARAQKLHTVLAYKRFLEAYPEAPQARAASSLLEGLRFNAAKEAGTVAVWRQFLADHPDGSQREEARRLMTEAEQKELSTSADPKRLSAFLREVGDDPRRQEVEARLDDQAFAQARVSGATKLFAYLRDFPAGQHREKAKARLLDLEVEGLLVSGLLEEAEAKVKGHPLGPQLEDFPKRLSRARAVREALASREPLAQASYVNFYLRELSDLQQSLGALDPLDRWQAAEELGQHVSVRALEPLLNAFRTARNPLIRQYALESLQTVLRALPRDVAEYEVAARLEGLRERASSAEVYLTIAALLDLTGQLELAATEYQRAFDANNPDPVVLRRWVKIRQERRQLFSSAVAARQLALWAHGVAKEEVVSPEGGVPLASARQLCAAAENARFAAEAIALARKQATEFPEDLNSFERAAQDAVKLSEARLADAELLLRQQNPGVRLCRDQQVRERLTSAVKERTEALGAVGTKLPRLAPVLLEVARDRDPSPEVRALAAARLAALSARGD